The following nucleotide sequence is from Lacinutrix sp. Hel_I_90.
ATATCAGCATTAGTGTTTACTGTAAAATCTTGTTGTGACTAAAAAGTAGTCGTTGTTTATTTTTTAGAGAAAGCATAGCGCTCAATAATTTTTTAGTGTAAACTATAAAAAATACTCTTTTAAAAAATAAGCAATAAGCAAAGAAAAAACCATCAAAAGTTATCTTGTGATGGTTTTTAAGGTTAATAAGCATCTGAAAAACTCAAATAATATTTTAAAGTTTTTATTTATTACAACTATTAAGACTAGTCATATATATTTTAGTGATATTAATATTCTTAGCAATAAAATAAGCTCTTATTTCTAAAACAGTCATTTTGGCTAATTCTCTTTCATCATTAGGATCTGATATTTCTTTCCCACATCTACACGCCTCTAGCGAAGCATTAAAGTTGTTTACTTGAGCTGTAAACGCATTTTGATTGGTTTCTATAAAACTAAGTTTTTTTAAGACTGCTTGTCTCGCAGCATAAAGTTTAGCTTCTCTTTCTAATAGTTCTTTATTTTCTAATTCTTCTGGAGTTAGAACTTTATCTGCTGAATCAGCTGGCTTCTGTTCAGATAAATCTTTTTCGTCATTATAGGCAACAGCATCGGCGATTGAATCTCCTGTTTGTGCTTGTATGCTAAATTGCATAAATACAATGAACACGAATAAAAGTAGGTTGTTTTTTGACATAATATGAGAGTATTTCTGATTAATAAGATAGTTCTGTTGATTAATTTTAATCTAATATAGTAAAATAAATACGTTACATCGTTTTTTTATGCATTTAATCGATGAAATGCATAAAATTTAACATTTCAAATAGTGTCTTCAAATTCAATAAAACAGCAGTTTTGCTGAAATCACCAATAACATCAACCGTTACCGAAGTTATTAGTTGATTAATCAAAAAAAACATTATTAGCCAATATAATCAAAATTTAAAGCGCAAATTTAATACTTCAGGATTATTAATAAAAATATTTGATAACATTATGTATATTTATTCAGAAAGAAAGATACAATGAAAAAAATAAAGATTAAAGACTATAAAATAACTTCAAAAATTAAAATTGAAACACTACCAACATTAGTGGATTTAAAAGCAGACAAAGAGACTATAGAAGATGAATTACGAAAAATAAGACGTCAGTTGGGGAAACTTCAAGATACCATGTATGCTCATGGAAAATACTCCGTTTTAGTTTGCTTACAAGGTATGGATACTTCTGGAAAAGACAGTTTAATACGTGAAGTCTTTAAAGATTTCAATGCTCGTGGTGTTGAAGTGATGAGCTTCAAAGTGCCTACAGCGCTTGAGCTAAAGCATGATTTTTTATGGCGTCATTATTTAGCGCTACCTGCACGCGGAAAATTTGGTGTGCACAATAGAACACATTATGAAAATGTTCTGGTGACCAGAGTACACCCTAATTATATTTTAGGAGAAAACTTGCCTAGTATCAGAACCGTAGATGATATCAACGCTGAATTTTGGGAGAAACGCTTTAATCAAATTTTAAATTTTGAAAAACATCTTGCTGAAAATGGGACTATCATCTTTAAATTTTTCATGAATTTATCTAAAGAAGAGCAAAAACACAGATTACTACGTCGCTTGAATTTGAAAGAAAAAAACTGGAAATTTTCTGCAGGTGATTTAGTCGAGCGAAAACTTTGGGGTACTTATATGGATTGTTATGAAGAGGCTATAAATCGCACTTCTAAAGACCACGCACCTTGGTATAATATACCCGCAGATAACAAACCTGCAGCACGTTTAACAGTTGCTACTATATTATACGACACACTTAAAGAATATAAGGATATTAAAGAACCTGAATTAGATACTAAAACGAAAGCCAATATCGATTTGTATCGTCAGGAATTAAATAATGAATAACCAATAGACCAGATCCAACAATTAAATAAAAATTTGCTCTCGCAAAAACAACAAATACATTTTTACATGAAAAAACTACTGTTACTAGTATGCTCAATCTTTACTTCTATTTCATTCGCTCAAACAGATGAAGAGGTGCTGAGAACCATTTATACACAATCTTTAACCAACGGAAAATCATACGAGTGGCTAGACTATTTATCTAATAAAATTGGCGGACGCTTATCTGGTTCAGCTAATGCTGAAAAAGCAGTGGTTTGGGGTCAAACTGAATTAGAAAAACTGGGCTTAGACAGTGTTTGGCTCCAAGAAGTTATGGTGCCAAAATGGATAAGAGGCGAAAAAGAGTCGGCTTATTTTCAAACTAATTCAGAAACACAAGCGCCTGTAAATGTTTGTGCGCTTGGTGGCTCTATCGCAACTCCAAGTTCAGGTCTGAAGGCAAAAGTTATCGAAGTACAAAATTTTGAAGAACTAACAACTTTAGGTAAAGAGAAAATTAAGGGTAAAATTGTATTTTTTAATCGCCCAATGCAGGCCGACTTAATTACCACCTTTTCAGCTTATGGTGGCTGTGTTAACCAACGTTATGCTGGCGCGATGGAAGCTGCTAAATTCCAAGCAGCAGGTGTTATTGTGCGTTCTATGAATTTACGATTAGACGATTTTCCACATACAGGAAGTATGAGTTATGGCGATTTACCAAACGACCAGCGCATTCCCTCTGCTGCAATAAGCACTAATGATGCAGAAAAACTATCTGATGCTTTAAAAAAAGATGAAAATTTGGAATTCTACTTCAAACAAAGCTGTGAACAATTAGAAGATGTAAAGTCATACAATGTTATTGGTGAAATCACAGGCAGTGAATTTCCAAACGAGTATATGATTGTTGGTGGTCATTTAGACTCATGGGATTTAGGCGATGGCTCACATGATGACGGTGCTGGAGTTGTTCAGTCTATGGATGTTTTAAGACTCCTAAAGGAAAGCGGCATAAAACCAAAACGAAGCATTCGTGTCGTTTTATTTATGAATGAAGAAAATGGCTTAAGAGGTGGAAATAAATATGCTGAAGAAGCAGAAAAAAACAAAGAAACCCACGTTTTTGCTTTAGAAAGTGATGCTGGCGGATTCACACCAAGAGGTTTTAATTTCGACTGTAGTGATGCCAATTTTGAACAGGTGTTAAGTTGGAAGCCCTTATTCAAACCTTATTTGATTCACTATTTTGAAAAAGGCGGCAGTGGCGCAGATGTTGGCCCTTTAAAAAATGACAGTAACGTTTTAGCGGGATTACGTCCAGATTCACAGCGTTATTTTGATTATCATCATGCCAGTAATGACACCTTTGATGCTGTTAACAAAAGAGAATTAGAATTAGGCGCAGCAACGATGACGAGTCTCGTCTATTTATTTGATAAATATGGAACAAACCCTTTAGTTAGCGCTAAAGAATTGAAAGATTAGTGAGCATCCTAGTCTGTAGTTTTTTTTTACAGCACTACTATTAATTTCAAAAGCCTTAAAATTAAGGTAGAAGAAACAGGTAGAAAGCCTACTTTAAAAGAATCATGGATTTCAAAAAAACGGCCATTTATTAATGCCTCTACTAAGGCGTTCTGACTTACAAAAAATTAAATTCAGCATGAGTTGTATAAAACATTCAATGAAAAATAGCATAACGGTATTCGCAATAATAGTCTCCTCTTTTATGTTCGCCCAAGAAACAGAAGAAACACTCCCTTATTATGAACTTCCCGAAGCATCAGAAAAATATACTGCTGGTACGGTAGCTGCCAGGCAGGTAGAAGCTTTGGGCTTTAGGTTCTATTGGGCAAGTGAAGGATTAACTGAAAAGGATTTAGG
It contains:
- a CDS encoding phosphate--nucleotide phosphotransferase, translating into MKKIKIKDYKITSKIKIETLPTLVDLKADKETIEDELRKIRRQLGKLQDTMYAHGKYSVLVCLQGMDTSGKDSLIREVFKDFNARGVEVMSFKVPTALELKHDFLWRHYLALPARGKFGVHNRTHYENVLVTRVHPNYILGENLPSIRTVDDINAEFWEKRFNQILNFEKHLAENGTIIFKFFMNLSKEEQKHRLLRRLNLKEKNWKFSAGDLVERKLWGTYMDCYEEAINRTSKDHAPWYNIPADNKPAARLTVATILYDTLKEYKDIKEPELDTKTKANIDLYRQELNNE
- a CDS encoding M20/M25/M40 family metallo-hydrolase; amino-acid sequence: MKKLLLLVCSIFTSISFAQTDEEVLRTIYTQSLTNGKSYEWLDYLSNKIGGRLSGSANAEKAVVWGQTELEKLGLDSVWLQEVMVPKWIRGEKESAYFQTNSETQAPVNVCALGGSIATPSSGLKAKVIEVQNFEELTTLGKEKIKGKIVFFNRPMQADLITTFSAYGGCVNQRYAGAMEAAKFQAAGVIVRSMNLRLDDFPHTGSMSYGDLPNDQRIPSAAISTNDAEKLSDALKKDENLEFYFKQSCEQLEDVKSYNVIGEITGSEFPNEYMIVGGHLDSWDLGDGSHDDGAGVVQSMDVLRLLKESGIKPKRSIRVVLFMNEENGLRGGNKYAEEAEKNKETHVFALESDAGGFTPRGFNFDCSDANFEQVLSWKPLFKPYLIHYFEKGGSGADVGPLKNDSNVLAGLRPDSQRYFDYHHASNDTFDAVNKRELELGAATMTSLVYLFDKYGTNPLVSAKELKD